DNA sequence from the Entomomonas asaccharolytica genome:
TACACTATAAGTCCCTGTCCCTGTACGATCTTCTTTAAACACTCCGTTATCACGAACATGGCGCATTAAATCAAGATATTGTTTCATGATTAACCTTAAACATTAGCATTAATAGTAGATGAGTTTTTGCGATAGGCAAACACTAATAACAGTAACCCTATTAGCATCATTGGTAAACAAAGTATTTGCCCCATGGTTAACCAACCAAAGGCGATATAACCTAATTGAGAATCAGGTAATCTTACAAACTCAACCACAAAACGGAACACACCATACCAGAATAAAAACATACCTGATACAGCCATTGATGGACGAGGTTTTCTCGAATAAATCCAAACGATTAAAAACAGTACTAGCCCTTCTAAAAAGCACTGATATAACTGTGATGGATAACGAACTAATTGTTCAGGGTCTTGTGGAAAAATCATACCTAACCATTCATTTTCAGCACCCGTTGGTTTACCCCATAACTCACCGTTAATAAAGTTACCAATTCGCCCCAAACCTAATCCGATAGGTGCTAATGGTGCAACAAAATCCGCTATTGAAAAGAATGATCGACCACGACGCTTAGTAAACACCCAAATGGCAACAATAACACCTATCATACCACCATGGAATGACATACCACCTTGCCATACTTTAAATATTCTTGCTGGTTCAGCCAAATATACTGAAAAATCATAAAACAATACATAACCTATGCGACCACCAAGGATAACCCCTAGCGCACAATAAAATACTAAATCAGATAAATCATCTTTTGTTAATGTAGGTTGAATACGGTATAAACGACTACGTCCTAGCAACCAAGCAATCGCAATCCCAAAAATATACATTAGCCCATACCAATGAATATCAACAGGACCAATACTTAATGCTATTGGATCAATAGCAGGATATTTCAACATAAATTTCTCTTAATAATTACAATTGACTGAAAAAGCTACACCCAACAATAAATAGGAAAATAGCAAACATTCTACGTAATAAAGTAGCCGATAAACGGTACGCTAGTTTAGCACCAAGTCGCGAAAATATCATACTTGTCACTGTAATACCAATTAAAGCTGGTAAATAAATATATCCTACACTCCAACTCGGTAAGCCCTCTGCCCCCCAACCAAACCACATATAAGATAATGCACCACTGATAGCGATAGGTATGCCACAAGCCGCCGAAACTGCAACCGCTCGTTGCATGGGTACACTACAAAAAGCTAAAAAAGGCACTGTTAATGAACCACCGCCTATACCAAAAATAGCAGAAGCCCAGCCTATAATACTGCCTGTTATGGTTAAGCCAGGCGCTTTAGGTAATGTTTTAGAAGCTTTTGGTTTTAAATTAAATCCAAGCTGAATAGCCATACAAATAACAAAACAACCAATAATAATCTTTAAAGTAACACCCTGTAGTAAACTGGCGGTAAAACCACCCAAAATACTACCAAATACAATACCTAACGCTAGCCATTTTACTAATTGCCAATCTACATTACCTTTACTGTGGTGGGCTTGAGCAGAACTTATTGAGGTAAAAATAATCGTTGCCAGCGAAGTACCAATCGCCAAATGGGTTGCTACATTATCGGATATGCCTAATGCATGAAAACTAAATATCAGCACAGGAACAATAATTAATCCACCGCCTACACCAAACAGGCCTGCTAACACCCCAGCACCCGCTCCTAACGCAAGATAGGCGAGCAAAATAGATATTGTCATAGCGTAATTTCCTATTGTTACCTACTATTAATAAATTTCAATGATACCTTAATGTAATACTAATCATTGAACAGCCTGTTATGATAAAGTTCAGAAAAAGTATTTTATTTTCTAAGAAAAGAACATAATTATATTATGTTTATACTAATCAATGAGACTTTTCAGGGAGCAATCATGAAAAAATTATTAATATTATGCTGTACCCTATTTATTTCAACCACAGCTTTTGCAACTAACTGCGAAACTGTTAAAGAACAAATAGCTGAAAAAATTAAAGCCAACGGCGTTGCTGAATTTACTTTAGATGCAGTGGATAAAGGCACTGCGACAGACGGCAAAGTAGTAGGTGTATGTGGTGGTGGCACTAAAGATGTAGTGTATAAGCGTGGTCATGTGCAAACTACCGAACAAACATATGATAATGCAGTTATAGAAGAAGATGATGATCAATCAACAGATGAGTAAGACTGTTGTTGTTTGATAAGAAAAAGGGTAGCTTAAACTACCCTTATTTTTTCAAAGTTATCCTGCCACTAATACCCTAATAGCATCTAATCTTAAAGTCGCTTTATTTAAATATTCTAAACCTTGTTTCTTATAGTCTTGTAATATTTCTAATTCACTATCACGAACATTTGGATTAACTTTTTTCAAGGCCGTTAAGCGCGTTAGCTCTTCTTCAATTTCTGCGCTAAAACGTTGTTTAGCCTCTGCTACTCGCTCATTATAAACAGCCTGCATTTTCTGTTCGGCAAGGGTAATTTGTTTTTCTAACATTTCACGTTGTGCCTTAACAAATTTAATGGCGCTGCCACGTGGTACTTTTTCAAGTTGTTTATTTAAGGTCGAGAACGATACTTTATCTGCTAAATCGTTGCCTCGCGGATCTAATAAACAACGTAATGCGACTTTTGGTAAATAACGAACTAGCTGTAATGCTTTTGGTGCTACCACTTCTGTCACGAAAACGAATTCCACTAATACAGTACCTGTTTTTAATGCTTTATTACCAATAACCGCAACCGCTGTATTACCCATTGAACCAGATAATACTAAATCCATACCACCTTGTAGCATGGGGTGTTCCCAAGTAATAAATTGCATATCCTCACGGGACAATGCCAATGAGCGATCATAGGTAATGGTTACCCCTTCTTCATCCCCTAAGGGGAATCCTGCATCTAGCATTTTTTCACCAGGTCGAAGAATAAAAGCATTGTCTGAATGATCTTCGATATCAATGCCAAATGCATCAAATAACTTCTCTGCATACATGGGTAGGTTATATTGATCATCTAGCTCTTCAATAGCTTCTACTAAACTATCACCTTCTCCCTCACCGCTGGAATTTAACTCTAACAAGCGATCACGTCCTTTTTGCATTTCCTCTTCTAATTGCAGACGAAGTTGTTTAGCTTCTTCAATTAACTTAGCCCATGCTTTCTCATCTGTACCTTCTAATTGCTCGCGCAGATGTTTTCTAAACTGTGTTTGTAAATTGCTACCTGCTGGACAAGTATTTACAAAAGCATTCAATGCTTGGTCATACCATTCAAATAGTCGTTGTTGAGCTGTACCTTCAATATAAGGAACGTGAATTTGAATATCATTCTTTTGACCAATCCGATCCAAACGACCAATACGTTGCTCCAATAAATCAGGATGTGGCGGTAAATCAAATAGCACAAGATGATGAGCAAATTGGAAATTACGACCCTCACTGCCAATTTCTGAACAGACTAATACTTGCGCGCCTTCCTCATCACTAAAATAAGCAGCAGCACGGTCACGTTCAATAATCGTCATGCCTTCATGGAAAACTGCTGCTGCAACACCTTCTCTGACTCTAAGTGCCTCTTCTAAATCAATGACTGTTTCGGCATGGGCACAAATCACCAGTACTTTAGTACGTTTTAGCATTTTTAAGGTAGAGATTAACCAGTCAACCCTTGGATCAAAATGCCACCAACGCTCACTATCTGTTTCTAATTGATGATCTATGTATTCTATTTCTGGCGTTAGTATAGGCCGCTCATCACGTGGTATCTGTAAATACTGCTTAGGATGTGGTAATGGATAATTATGTAATTCACGAATAGGAAAACCTTGTACAGCAGCTCTTGTATTACGAAATAATAAACGACCTGTACCATGCCTATCTAATAGTTCTCTTACTAAACGCGTACAAGCTTCTTGTTCACCTTTTACAGCAGCATCTAATACCGCCTTTTCAGCGTCTTTGCCTAAGAAGCTTTCAATCACTTTACGGCCTTCTTTAGATAGCTTCTGCTTATCTAACAAATCTTGTACTGCTTCTGCCACAGGCTGATAATGCTTACTTTCTTCACGAAACGCTGCTAGGCTATGAAAACGATTAGGATCAAGTAGCCTTAACCGAGCAAAATGGCTATCTACACCTAATTGTTCTGGTGTTGCGGTTAATAACAAAATACTGGGTGTTACTTCAGCAATTTGCTCAACCAACGCATACTCAGTGCTTATATAATCAGGCACCCACACTAAATGGTGGGCTTCATCCACCACTAACATATCCCAACCAGCTGCGAATAAAGCGTCCTGTACTCGCTCATCACTGACTAGCCAATCTAAAGCTACCAACACTAATTGGCTATCTTCAAAAGGATTACTACTCTCACCTTGGGCAAAACGTTCCGCATCAAATAAGGTTACTTCTAGATTGAAACGACGACGCATTTCAACTAACCATTGATGTTGTAAATTTTCAGGAACTACAATTAATACTCTACTGGCACGACCTGAAAGTATTTGGCGATGAATAATAAGACCTGCTTCAATGGTTTTACCTAAACCCACCTCATCCGCTAACAATACGCGAGGGGCTATTCGATCAGCCACTTCGCGAGCAATATGCATTTGATGAGCAATAGGTTGTACCCTAGCACCTGCTAACCCCAATAGTTTTGATTGTTGCAGATTACTGGCGTGTTCTAATGTGTGGTAACGTAGCGAGAACCAATAAAGTGAATCAATTTGCCCTGCAAATAAACGGTCAGCAGCTGAACGGAATTGAATAAAATTAGATAATTGAGTTTCAGAAATAGTACGCTTTTTATTATGTTCATCTATCCCCATATACACTAGCAAACCTTCAATTTCCATTACTTCGTCAACTGTGATTTGCCAACCATCTATATGGGTAATTTTATCGCCAATGGTATATTGCACTCTTGTTAATGAAGCATTATTAATTGCATATTGCCTTGTTTCACCAGTAGCAGGGAATAAAATGGTTAGTAAACGTCCTTCCTGTGAAATGATAGTCCCTAACCCAAGCTCAGCCTCGCTGTCACTAATCCAACGCTGCCCTGGTAGATATTGCATAATAAAACCTCTTAACTAAAAAAATTTCGGCATATTTTAAATGATTCAGCAGCATTTGTTACAAAGAATAAAAATAAATTTGCTGAATATTTGATTACAGGAACAATAATGTTGGTATCTTTAGCTTTTATTTGAGAGTCTATGAATAATAATCACTAGTTTTTCTATCTTATCCCTATTAAAATTCGCCGCTTATATTAAGTATTTTTCCTGTTGAGGTTTGCATGTCCCATTCTTCCACCCCTAAAGTAGGCTTTGTCAGCCTAGGGTGTCCTAAAGCCACAGTTGACTCAGAACGTATTCTGACTCAGTTACGTATGGAGGGCTATCAAATTGTACCTTCCTATAATGAGGCAGATGTCGTTGTGGTTAATACCTGTGGGTTTATTGATAGTGCTAAAGCAGAATCGCTGGATGCTATTGGCGAAGCATTAGCAGAAAATGGTCGTGTTATCGTAACAGGCTGCATGGGCGTAACCGAAGGAGCAATTCGTGATGTTCACCCTAGCGTATTAGCCGTTACTGGGCCTCAACAATATGAGCAAGTAGTACAAGCAGTTCATGAAGTAGTTCCCCCTAAACAAGATCATAATCCTCATATTGATCTAGTGCCACCACAAGGCGTTAAGTTAACACCACGCCATTACGCTTATTTAAAAATATCGGAAGGCTGCAATCATAGTTGTAGTTTTTGTATTATCCCTGATCTACGTGGCAAATTAGTCAGCCGCCCCGTTAATGAAGTACTTGAAGAAGCTGAACGACTTGTCAAAGCAGGTGTAAAAGAATTACTGGTTATATCTCAAGATACCAGTGCTTATGGCGTGGATTTAAAATACAAAACGGCATTCTGGAATGGCCAACCTGTTAAAACCAAAATGGTTGATCTCTGTGAAGCATTAAGCCAACTTGGCGCTTGGGTAAGATTACACTATGTCTATCCATACCCTAATGTGGATGATGTTATCCCGTTAATGGTAGCTGGCAAAATATTGCCTTATTTAGATATCCCTTTCCAACATGCCAGCCCTAAAATTTTAAAAGCGATGAAACGCCCTGCGTTTGAAGATAAGACTTTAGCTCGCATTAAAAAATGGCGTGAACAATGCCCTCAACTGATTATTCGCTCTACCTTTATTGTTGGCTTCCCAGGGGAAACCGAAGAAGATTTCCAATACCTATTGGACTGGTTAACTGAAGCGCAATTAGATCGCGTTGGTTGCTTCCAATACTCTGCAGTTGATGGTGCTCCCGCCAATGAATTAGCAGATCATGTGCCAGAAGAAGTTAAGCAAGAGCGCTGGGAACGTTTTATGGCTCACCAACAAGCTATTTCAGCAGCACGCTTACAACAACGTATTGGTCAAGAAATGTTAGTTATTGTGGATGAAATAGATGAGCAAGGCACTGTTGCTCGCTCTGTGGCTGATGCGCCAGATATTGATGGCTTGGTTTATATTGATACTGACCAATTACAAGCAGGCGATATTGTTAAAGTTCGTATTACTGATGCAGATGAATATGATCTATGGGCTGAATTATAACTATTGCCCTCGTTTTTTATACTTTGTTGAATGGCTTTGTCGTACTAGCTGTACTGTCTTCAGCCAGCTGCCTTGTCTAAAAAACGATGGAAATAGCTCTACTTTAAGTAAAAGAGGAATAGCATGTATCAGCTAGAAGCTATTGGCTATATTCACTCTTGCTATAAAGAAAAATTTGCTATTCCTCGTCAGCCACGTTTAGTACCAGCAGCAACAGGTATTATTGAACTCATACCACCTTACAATCAACGTGAAGCATTAGTAGGTTTAGAGCAAGTAAGCCATATTTGGTTATTATTTATCTTTCACCAATCAATCGAACAAAAACCACGTTTAAAAGTACGTCCACCTCGTTTAGGTGGTAATAAATCATTGGGCGTTTTTGCAACACGTTCCACTTATCGACCTAATCATATTGGGCAATCTGTGGTTAAACTAGAGCAAATAGTGAATAACCAGCTTTATGTGTCTGGTATTGATTTAGTAGATAGCACACCTATTATAGATATCAAGCCCTATATTCCCTATGCGGACATTGTGACAGAAGCAACCAATACTATAGCACCTGAGCCACCTTTGCCGATTAACGTAATATGGTCTGCACAGGCTTTAACACAAGTTGCTCAGCATGAACAGCGTCTACAAAAACCGTTACAAGCCTTAATAGAACAGTCTCTTAGCCAAGATCCAAGACCTGCTTATCAGCAACCTGAACCAACGAGAGAGTATGGTGCTGTATTTTGGGATGTCAATGTAAAGTGGCATTATGCTGACCATCATACCATCGAGGTATTAGTAGTCAGCGATTAATTCACCAATTAATCGATAAGTCAAACCTTGCGGATCATGGGGTTCAAAACGCCTTAAAAAGGCATCATGTACATAAGGTGGATTTAATAGCTTAGAGCTTTTTTCCGCCACATCGAACATGCTACTGTCTTCAGAATCAATAAAAACAGCCATCTTTTCACGCAGAATACCAATGCCAAACAAACCTTTGCTATTACATGTCTGTAACGCCTGCAGAACAACTTTAAAATATGCGTCATGCCAGATATTGGTATTAGGTCTCGCTAGATTACTTTGCTTAACAAAATTGTTTAATTTTTCCCTGTATTCCTTAAAAGCAAGATCTGTGTAATCCCATTCACTGGAAAACCATAGATAATCTGTTACATCCTCAATACTTCTTAATTTAACAGTAAACTTTTTAGTTACGCCATCTAAGGTATTAGCCGCACAATAAAAAGATCTACCATCTTTATTTAAATGCAACGCAAACCCATACAAGCGCTCATTAGCAATTAATCCTTTAATATACTGAAAACTTTCGGTAATTGTTTCAACAATTAAATCATGTAACTGTTGTTGTAACTGTGAATCCATTAACGTAAACACTCTCAACTATTTATCGATTAGTTATCAATAAATATCTAATTAACTCAATTTGTTTGTTTAATATGATAGATGTAATTTTATTAGGCTGTATACAGATTAACCTAACTGCAAAGAATAGTATCCATTCATCGTAAGCTATTATTCTAGCATGTTAACTTACTGCGTGCCTATTATTGTGGAAGGCTAAATATACAATACTAGCAAGTATCTTTGTAAATACTTGCTAGTATTAACTCATTACTCTTGGGCTAACTTAATACGTGCAAAATTCTTCTTGCCTGCTTGGCAAACATGTTCTGCACCTATTTTAAACGTGAAACTAGCATCAACCACTTGGCCATCAACACGTACACTACCTGCTTGTAGTAAATCTCTGGCAGCAGCAGAGTTTTTTACTAACTTAGCTTGATTAAGTATGGCAGCAATCGGTAAATCGCTAGCAGCTTGCAATGTAATCTCTGGTAAGTCTTCTGGTAATTCACCGTCTTTTAAACGATTACCTGCTGATTTATGTGCATTCGCCGCCGCTTCTTCACCGTGGAAACGAGCAATTAATTCCTCAGCTAATTTAATTTTAATATCACGAGGATTAGCACCATTTTCGACATCTTGCTTAAATTGTTTAATTTCTTCTAAATCACGGAAACTTAACAACTCAAAATAACGCCAAATCAATGTATCTGGCATTGATACTAATTTGTTATACATTACCCCTGGTGGCTCATCAATACCCACATAGTTACCTAACGATTTAGACATCTTTTTAACACCGTCTAAACCTTCTAGCAAAGGAACTGTAATAGTACATTGTGGGGATTTACCATAAGAGCGTAACAATTCACGTCCCATTAATAAATTAAAACGTTGGTCTGTACCACCCATCTCAACATCACACTCTAATGCTACCGAGTCATAACCTTGGACCAGTGGATATAAGAATTCATGAATAGCGATTGGTTGTTGGCTTTTATATCGATTTTCGAAGTCATCACGCTCCAGCATGCGTGCGACCGTATATTGAGAAGCTAAACGGATAAAATCAGCAGGTTTCATTTGATCCATCCAAGTAGAGTTAAAGGCTACTTCGGTTAAGGCAGGATCTAAAATTTTAAATACTTGCGCTTTATAAGTCTCAGCATTGGCTAACACTTGTTCTCTAGTCAATGGTGGACGCGTAGTATTTTTACCACTAGGATCACCGATCATCCCTGTAAAGTCACCAATTAAAAAGATAACTTGATGACCAAGTATCTGAAAATGACGTAATTTATTAATAAGTACAGTATGACCTAAATGAAGATCTGGAGCGGTAGGATCAAAGCCCGCTTTAATGCGTAATATTTTACCTTGTTTTAACTTTTCAACTAACTCATCTTCAACTAGGATTTCTTCTGTACCTCGTTTGATTAACGCTAGCTGTTCTTCAATAGATTTCATCGTTTCCTTCTCTAATTAATATTTAACCAATTAACTAATCGATGTCATTTATCAAATGACAATAGATAACTATACTGTAAAATAAAGTTTTCTGTTACATTTTAATTGCTATTTTTTTGTAATTTACAGTTGCGCAAATTCGGTTTTACTTATATTTTACACCACTAATTTATCTAGTTATTTGGTAGTTAACTCTTTTAAGCTATGATACAGAATCCATCAACAAGAAAACGCTCGTTTAATTCATTAATTATATTAATTGTAATAGCTATTCTATTAGGGTTGGGTATTCTGTTTTATCCTTCATCTGAAAAGCCTCAAGAGATAGAGACTAGCAATACACCTATTGCAGTTAAAGATACCTTACCTTCGCCACCTATTGTTGTGCCAGAAGTAATTGCTGATATTTTTGCAAGAAGCTTACGAAAACCACCTACCATTCCACTATTACCTGCTGAACTAAATGATATACCTACCGCAGATATTGCTCAGTCTAAAATGGTGATTGGCGACGGCCCTTTAATTGTACTTCCTCAACGCAATACAGTATTAGTGTTTAAAGTAGAAAAAGGCGATACTCTGTCTACTTTATTTAATAAAGCTGGCTTATCAGCTAACACTATGTATAAAGTGATAGAAAGCAGTAATGATGCTAAAAAATATTTTACTCGTATAAATATTGGTCAATCTTTTGAGTTCACTTTAAATGAAGCAGGTGACCTACTCTCTTTAGTGACTAAACCTAACCTATTAAATACCTATAGTTTGACTAAACAAGATAATGGTTATGTGTTTGATCATAATGCAATCGAACCTACTTATAAGCAAGTGTATGCATATGGCATTATCACTAGCTCACTATTTGCTGCTGCTGATAAAGCACAAGTTCCTCATAGCATGATTTTAGAAATAGCCAATGCCTTTGGTTATGACATCGATTTCGCCTTAGATCTACGTCAAGGCGATGAATTTGAAGCAATTTTCGAGCAAAAGCTAGTAAATGGTAAAATGGTTGGTACAGGTAATTTATTGGCAGCACGCTTTATCAATCGTGGAAAAGAATACACAGCTATTCGTTATACCAATAAAAAAGGTATTGCCGCTTATTATCGTGCGGATGCTACCAGTATGCGTCGTGCATTTATACGTACCCCTGTTGATTTTACCCGTATTAGCTCCAAATTTACCATGGGACGTTATCACCCTGTATTAAACAAAATCCGCGCTCACAAAGGGGTAGATTATGCAGCACCAACAGGTACAGCTATTCGAGCCTCTGGTGATGGTCGTATTGTTGAGCGTGGCTGGAAAGGCGGCTATGGTAATGCCATTGTTATCCAACACGGTAAAACTTACAGTACACTTTATGGCCATATGAGTCGTTTCGCGCCTGACCTAAAAGTAGGTAGTCATGTGAAACAAAGTCAAACGATTGGTTATGTGGGTATGACAGGACTAGCAACAGGCCCCCATTTACATTATGAATTCCGCGTTAATGGTAAACATGTTGACCCATTGAGTGTAAAACTACCAATGGCTGATCCATTACCTGAAAAAGAAAAGGCTCGCTTTCTTGCACTTAGCCAACCATTAATGGCTGAAATGCGTAAAAAGAAAACTGTCTTATTAGCCAAAGCACAAACCACAGATCATTCTCAGACTTCATCTGAGTAATTTATGGCTTATTACATAGGAATAATGTCTGGTACTAGTTTAGATGGACTGGACATTGTTGTTATCGATCAACAGCCCCATTTACCTAGCCAACTTATTGCCAGTCATTATATCGCCATGCCTAAGCAGTTACGTGATGAATTGCTTACCTTATGCAGTAGTGGTAATGATGAATTAGCCAAAGCTGCCATGGCTGAACAACAATGGGCACAGCTAGCAGCTCAAGGAATTAAGCATTTATTAGCGCAACAGCAACTAACCTGTGATGATATTGTGGCAATTGGTAGCCATGGGCAAACGGTTAGACATGAGCCTGAGTGTGGTTTTACTATACAAATTAGCAATGGCGCTCTACTAACCGAACTGACCAATATTACTGTAGTAACAGACTTCCGTAGACGAGATGTTGCAGCAGGCGGACAAGGTGCTCCACTAGTACCAGCCTTTCATGAAGCACTATTTAAAGATGATAACAAACAACGTGCTATTCTAAATGTTGGTGGCTTTAGTAATTTAAGCTTATTATCACCCAAGCAAACGACTCATGGGTTTGATTGTGGCCCTGGTAATGTTTTATTGGACACTTGGATTGCTTATAAGCTTAATAAAAACTATGATGATAAAGGCGCTTGGGCAGCTAGTGCAAAACCCAATCAGGCACTTCTTGAATTATTTTTAGCTGATAATTTTTTTAGCAAAACAGGTCCTAAGAGTACAGGCCGTGAACTGTTTAACTTTGATTGGTTAAATCATAAATTAACGGAGTTTAACCAACCTATAGCAGATGAAGTGATTCAATCTACCTTATTAGAACTAACGGTACAAAGCATTGTACAATCACTTAAACAAGCACAACCCCAGACTGATGAGTTAATTGTTTGTGGTGGAGGTGCTTTTAACCATGAGTTACTCAACCGCTTACAGCATAATCTTAGCAACACAAAAGTACAAACCACTCAGGATTATGGCATTCCCCCAGAATGGATCGAAGCAATGGCCTTTGCTTGGCTTGCCTATTGTTGCCTAGAGAAAATCCCTGCTAATCGGCCTGCGGTTACAGGCGCTAAAGGTTTAAGAATTTTAGGCGCTATTTATCCCACATAGCTAGTATAATAATTAACAACTTTCACCTCTATAAAATCGTTATGATTAAAACCTTAGCTATAGCCAATTTCCGTTCTATCAATAATTTAGTTTTACCTCTATCACAACTTAATGTGATAACAGGTGCCAATGGCTGTGGTAAATCAAATCTCTATAAAGCCTTACGCTTATTAGCAGAAACTGCGCAAGGTAATGTAATCAGCGCTATCGCCAAAGAAGGTGGTTTGGAATCTGTTTTATGGGCAGGACCAGAAAAAATTACTGGCGCTATGCAAAGAGGCGAAGTGCCTATCCAAGGTACTAGACGACAAAAATCGATAAGGCTACATCTAGGTTTTACTGATGATGAATTAGGCTATGCAATTAGCCTTGGTTTGCCAGAAAATGGCTTAACTGCTTTTTGCAATGATCCTGAAATCAAGAACGAAACCATATGGGCTGGAGATTGGTATAAACCCAATAGTGTTTTAGTTGAACGAAAAGGCCCCCTTATCCAAGTAAAACAAGGTCGTAAAGCACAAGCAATTACCCAACATACGCCTAGTTATGAAGGATTATTTGGACAAATTGCATTACGTGATGATTGCCCTGAGGTATTTCGTTTAAGAGAAATCATTAGAAACTGGCGCTTTTACGACTACTTTCGCACAGATCAGGATGCACCTGCAAGAAAGCCTCAATTAGGAACTCGAACACCTGTACTGCATCATGATGGACATGATTTAGCAGCAGCCTTACAAACTATTCAAGAAGTAGGAGATGCTGAATTACTTGCGCAAACCATTTCTGATGCTTTTCCTGAATCCTCTCTGATTATTAGAAAGGATGAATTTTTTACGGTTATGCTGCAACAGCAAGGTATTTTACGCCCTCTTGTGGCACAAGAATTATCAGATGGTACTTTACGTTATTTACTATTAACTGCTGCACTATTAACCCCTCGGCCACCTTCATTAATGGTTCTGAATGAACCAGAAAATAGTTTGCATACTGATTTATTACCAGCTTTGGCAAGATTAATTATCAATGCCTGTAAGCATTCACAACTCTGGATTATCAGCCACTCAAAAAGACTAATTAACGCTTTAGAACAACAAACTGATTGCAATACCATAGAGTTAGAGAAGCTATTGGGACAAACTACTATTAAAGGTCAAAAAACAT
Encoded proteins:
- the tyrS gene encoding tyrosine--tRNA ligase — encoded protein: MKSIEEQLALIKRGTEEILVEDELVEKLKQGKILRIKAGFDPTAPDLHLGHTVLINKLRHFQILGHQVIFLIGDFTGMIGDPSGKNTTRPPLTREQVLANAETYKAQVFKILDPALTEVAFNSTWMDQMKPADFIRLASQYTVARMLERDDFENRYKSQQPIAIHEFLYPLVQGYDSVALECDVEMGGTDQRFNLLMGRELLRSYGKSPQCTITVPLLEGLDGVKKMSKSLGNYVGIDEPPGVMYNKLVSMPDTLIWRYFELLSFRDLEEIKQFKQDVENGANPRDIKIKLAEELIARFHGEEAAANAHKSAGNRLKDGELPEDLPEITLQAASDLPIAAILNQAKLVKNSAAARDLLQAGSVRVDGQVVDASFTFKIGAEHVCQAGKKNFARIKLAQE
- a CDS encoding peptidoglycan DD-metalloendopeptidase family protein, coding for MIQNPSTRKRSFNSLIILIVIAILLGLGILFYPSSEKPQEIETSNTPIAVKDTLPSPPIVVPEVIADIFARSLRKPPTIPLLPAELNDIPTADIAQSKMVIGDGPLIVLPQRNTVLVFKVEKGDTLSTLFNKAGLSANTMYKVIESSNDAKKYFTRINIGQSFEFTLNEAGDLLSLVTKPNLLNTYSLTKQDNGYVFDHNAIEPTYKQVYAYGIITSSLFAAADKAQVPHSMILEIANAFGYDIDFALDLRQGDEFEAIFEQKLVNGKMVGTGNLLAARFINRGKEYTAIRYTNKKGIAAYYRADATSMRRAFIRTPVDFTRISSKFTMGRYHPVLNKIRAHKGVDYAAPTGTAIRASGDGRIVERGWKGGYGNAIVIQHGKTYSTLYGHMSRFAPDLKVGSHVKQSQTIGYVGMTGLATGPHLHYEFRVNGKHVDPLSVKLPMADPLPEKEKARFLALSQPLMAEMRKKKTVLLAKAQTTDHSQTSSE
- a CDS encoding anhydro-N-acetylmuramic acid kinase produces the protein MAYYIGIMSGTSLDGLDIVVIDQQPHLPSQLIASHYIAMPKQLRDELLTLCSSGNDELAKAAMAEQQWAQLAAQGIKHLLAQQQLTCDDIVAIGSHGQTVRHEPECGFTIQISNGALLTELTNITVVTDFRRRDVAAGGQGAPLVPAFHEALFKDDNKQRAILNVGGFSNLSLLSPKQTTHGFDCGPGNVLLDTWIAYKLNKNYDDKGAWAASAKPNQALLELFLADNFFSKTGPKSTGRELFNFDWLNHKLTEFNQPIADEVIQSTLLELTVQSIVQSLKQAQPQTDELIVCGGGAFNHELLNRLQHNLSNTKVQTTQDYGIPPEWIEAMAFAWLAYCCLEKIPANRPAVTGAKGLRILGAIYPT
- a CDS encoding AAA family ATPase; this encodes MIKTLAIANFRSINNLVLPLSQLNVITGANGCGKSNLYKALRLLAETAQGNVISAIAKEGGLESVLWAGPEKITGAMQRGEVPIQGTRRQKSIRLHLGFTDDELGYAISLGLPENGLTAFCNDPEIKNETIWAGDWYKPNSVLVERKGPLIQVKQGRKAQAITQHTPSYEGLFGQIALRDDCPEVFRLREIIRNWRFYDYFRTDQDAPARKPQLGTRTPVLHHDGHDLAAALQTIQEVGDAELLAQTISDAFPESSLIIRKDEFFTVMLQQQGILRPLVAQELSDGTLRYLLLTAALLTPRPPSLMVLNEPENSLHTDLLPALARLIINACKHSQLWIISHSKRLINALEQQTDCNTIELEKLLGQTTIKGQKTLETPAWYWPS
- a CDS encoding DUF4303 domain-containing protein — translated: MDSQLQQQLHDLIVETITESFQYIKGLIANERLYGFALHLNKDGRSFYCAANTLDGVTKKFTVKLRSIEDVTDYLWFSSEWDYTDLAFKEYREKLNNFVKQSNLARPNTNIWHDAYFKVVLQALQTCNSKGLFGIGILREKMAVFIDSEDSSMFDVAEKSSKLLNPPYVHDAFLRRFEPHDPQGLTYRLIGELIADY